The Hyla sarda isolate aHylSar1 chromosome 2, aHylSar1.hap1, whole genome shotgun sequence genome includes the window tatgtcacgaaaaaacagtctcgaaatcagaatgataggtaaaagcattccagagttattaatgtttaaagtgacagtggtcagatgttcaaaaaacgctccggtcctaaggtgtaaaatggcctggtccttaaggggttaagctagagTATCGTCCCTGAGAAGCACCCaggcccaatgtgtcatactgcaGCTTAGCAAATTACTAGCTGAGATGGGTCATCGCTGCTGCCAGTAATTTACTGAACAGCAGTATGATACATTGAGTACAGGTGCTCCCCAAGCTTGAgagtcacactgcagctcagaaaGTCAAAGCCCAAAGCAGGACACTAGAGGCATTGTGGCAGCACTAAAGGTGAGTAAAGGTATCTATTTTTTTATCCCTTACAAtggccataataaaaataaataaaaaaaaactaccactgtataacccctttaagaatggctTATTTGCCAATGCCTCTAACATCTGAAAATCCTgtaaccttaaaggggtcctccactggccagcgttcggaacacttaGTTCCGAATGCTTTGTGCATGCtttgggggtcggccatgcccccttagtgacatcacgccacgtcccctcaatgcaagtctatgggagggggcgagatggCCAcgacaccacctcccatagacttgcattgagggggctttacgtgacgtcatgagggggcatggccgacccccacagctcGCACAcaacattcggaactaaatgttccaaacgctggccagtggagtacccagttAAAGGGGTGATCCTAttattacaagttattgactatccttatgatagaaacttttgaaaagttcagtTCGCTGGACTCTCCAAACTTTTCGGAAATCGCAAGTTCGGTTCAGCACGGTTCAACTCAGAACGGCAATTAAATTAGCCCCTAAACacgtttataacactgcctaagagatCTAAACCCATGTCTTACACTGTTAGGAGTGTATTCAAGTAATCTATGGTAATCCATGGTAACTATTATAGCTCGCCCATTTTTTGGCTTATTCACACCAACATAAAGCAGCATCAGGGGCAGACTGACTGGCCAGTCCATTTGGACATGGTCTGAGGGCACAGCCAGGTTAAGGACCCTCCGCCGCTGCGGCTACTGAAGATCCAGGAGACTGGTCCCAGATCCTCAGACAGACAGTACTGCTTTCTGCTATATGCGCGGCTCACACACATACAGCAAGAAGCATCCTCTCTGTGTAAGCAGCATCTGTGGCCTACACAGAAAGGAAACACGTGAAATCCATCCCCGCtgctcagtgcaggcaccaatgGCGTCACTCATTagcacctgcactgtggaggatggaAGACGCGGTCCTCTCTTGTGGTCTGGCGGAGATCAGTACGTAGGACATAATCAGgtaagcaactttttttttttttatcctgggaAGGGTGGTgttggggctggggggggggggggaatctgcagcctatacctaatgtgggggaactctgctgcctatacctaatgtggggaaactctgctgcctatgccaAATGtgtggaaactctgctgcctatacctaatgtgtgggaactctgctgcctgtacctactgtgggggaactctgctgcctatacctaatggggggaactctgctgtctatactaTATATGCTCTtttgcttaccatttggccaaatagtgtgtaccatcccacgacgataaggtgacctctctggggtggaccctacactatgaatatgcctatCCCAGGCTAGCACTGAGCATCAATTTCTGGGCATGTAAGGTCTGGCAAATCCCTCACCATGTGCAATACAAAAAAAGATAGAAGTTGGTCAGCATATACAGATACACAACCATTGTATGAAATAAGTATACAGGTGCATGCTACTGTGGCTGAGCTACAAATACAAGcaaaagaattacagcagcacactgctgcaCAAAGCTATATATGAAATATGACGTTTAACTTAGCAATACTGCTATATTGAAAAATGGAGAtacttagcttaccatttggccaaatagtgtgtgccATCTCACCTTTACcataacttatatatatatatatatatatatatatatatacacagtaactagtgttgctcgcaaatattcgcaatgcgaattttattcgtgaattcgcgaatattcgcgaatatagcactatatattcgcaattaaaaatatttttttatttattttttttttcacagtgcacatcacagtgatcatccctctctgcttccagcttgtgtggtctaaagaaggctctaatattactgtttgagactggcgtacgaatttttgcttatgctaattttcacttatgcaaattttcgcatttgctaattttcgcatatgttaattttctctTATGTAAATTTTATGCGAAATTATGCGAAtgtgtgaatttagcgaatatatgacgaatatattctcgccctctgccatagacttacattgaggggtggagcgtgacggaACATGGGGGCagatccgtgacgtcacgatactccggccccgtgatcggcagtcatcagacccagagtgatGTTCggtccggggcctgatgagagcggggtgctgcgtgtgagatcgtgggggtgtgacagcggcgggacctcgcgcgatcaggcaacttatcccctatcctttagatagtggataagttgtcagcacggtagtacccctttaagaacatcatGGGCCAGGTGCTGAGGATTTTGATCGGCCTAAAAGTGGCCATGACCCATCAGCTGCATTGCAACCATTTGTGGGTTTTATAGCATTAAGTGGACTAGCAACACTTGGGCCCccggatcatatatatatatatatatatatatatatatatatatatatatataacgtttacatagttaaaggggtactccgccccagacgttttattccctatccaaaggagtagtGCACAGCCattacacctcctcccataggcatgaatggagcgggcatgatggctgtggtcaTCAGTCATCCAGCATGCCGTAGAGTCCCCTCTGTGCCAGAATTGGGGATAAGATacaatatctaggggcggagtatcactTTAAGATAATTTTTCATGACTAATAAAAAACCAGTATACAATGAGGAATATCATTGCCTaacataataccatcatactgttactgacaaaattttgtatactgaccaatattaccaataataccattatacaaggaagaatattatcactatacatattaccatcatactgttactgaactaATTCGGAATATTGAGACGTATATTGCCAGTATAAAAGGAAaaatatcaccatatatattaatatcatactgttactgaccaaattctaaATACTGAGGCCAATATtgtcaataataccagtatacaaggaggaatattatctgcatacatattaccattatactgttactgacaaaccatgtatactgagaccaatatttccaataatatcagtatacagggaggaatattatcaccatacatttaaccatcattctgttactgatcaaatccagTTTATTGGGACTAATATTACCAATTATAATAGAATACATGGTACAAATTATACCGTCACACAAAGCCTGGATAATAGCACCATACTGGGTAAAAAACATTATAAACCAactaacaataccaataataAACAGCATACAAATAATACAAGGACCAAATAATACTGATGCATCAggaacacagtatacatcacacagTGACTGACGTACTGAAGAAGGACACAGGGGAGaagacagctgaaggcacactatagAGTTGAGTCATccgcggatctgcagcgtaaaatatgcaacggatccgttacatgtgaccctaccctaagggtacgttcacatataCATGATCTGCTGCATAATTTCGCAGCAAATTAGgttcagctgattttgctacccattaacttgaatgagtagcaaaatcagctgcacaaaatatgcggcAGATCCTGTACCTGTGAAAgtacccttaaaggagaactacgggattgaaaaatgtatccctatcctaaggatagaggataagttttagatcgcggggggtccgacagctaggcccccccgcgatctcccatacggggccctggctctctggttagagagggcgtgttgaccaccgcacgaacagcggccgacacgccccctctctatgggagagccggaaattgccgaaggcagcgcttcggctctcccatagcagtaaatggatggcgcgtgtcagccgtcgcctcatgcggtggtcgacatgcgctctctatgcagagagccacagccccatacgggagatcgtagggggccccagcggtcggaccccccgcgatctgaaacttatccccgtACTTCTCCTTTAGGGTATGTCCGCGCTTTCATATTTTCGAATGCCgacttgctgtagcagattttgccacCCATTAAAATCAACAGGCagcaatctgcagaaaaaatacacacatgtgaacgtaccataCAGGTAGTATTAGGTAGGAAGATTGATTTCCTCCTCCCAAATGGGTAAATATgatggtaggtaggtagctagttaGGCAGCTTCTTAGCTAGAGAGGGcgccaagtaggtaggtaggtagatagctaggtagatagttatccaaGCAGGAAAAGCAGCACAACCCAGTCAAGGTACAAGGGCAGTGGTTGCCAGCAGAGACTGAAGTCCAGGTCACGGTCTGTCTGCAATTTAGCCATATGCAAAAATAGCAGCACTCCAGAATCAATTCAAAGTGATTTATTTTCCCATGTAAAAGATACAATGTTTCACCGGACTCATTCCGGCTTTTTTTTAAGCATGCATACTTGAAAAAGCTGGCGTGAGGCTGGTGTAACACTGTATCTTTTGCATGGGAAAATAAATCGCTTTGAATTGattctggagtgctgcagaacctcttttttGCATATAGGAAGGTAGTTAGCTAGCTAAGTTTGGGCCAAAAACAAAAGTCATAAATGATTTGCCCAGCCATGTTCAAAAATAATGTAGGCTTTGTCAgggtattctgggagttgcagttagttactgactacaacttccagcatgccatgatATAGCCTATGAGAAGAGGAAACCAGGATATCTTGGCAAGAAGTGCTGAGTAGAAAAACTGActtgcagcacttttccaataatCAATGTTCAGTAGGGATGTATGGTGCAAGTAAAAGTTGCTTTAtttcatgtacagtatacagtccTGCTTTATCCtgtatgttttacctaaaataaaGAAACTTTTACTTGCACTATACATCCCTACTGGACATTAattattggaaaagtgctgcaagTCGGTTTTTCTCCTCAGGACTTCTTGCCAGGATATCCTGATTTCCTTTTCTCTTCTGCTTAAGGCTCCTATATGGTACCGGGTAgagccatagactgtatcagggcattctgggagttgtcgtttgtaaataactgcaactcccagcatgccctgacatggctctgcagctgacctataacaaaactacaactcccagcatgttgcactacttAGTAATATAGTATAagttatagtgcaacatgctgggagatgtagttttgggtcagctgtagAGCCATAGACTGTGTTAgaacatgctggaatttgcagttagttacaaactacaactcacagcatgctctgATACAGCTTATGGCTCTGCAGCTCACCCTAaacaacgactcccagcatgttgaactttAACTTGTCTAACCTTAACAAGGTGACAAGTGATGCAGATGACTCCCGACGCACGCATAACAAGCCATGCCCCTTTCATATATGACACGCGCCCTTCCTGAAGCCATGCCCCCTATATTTATGtctgtatttttttgggggggggatgtggGGGGCTGACTGGGCCTATTTTCAAGAAGAGGCCTGGAGCTGAAGCTTCAATAGCCCCTATGTTAATCTGGCCCTGGACCTACTCCTATATGTTGTTCACtacttagtgtccctcacagagatcttcacctaacaactGCTTTATCTAAAATGGCTGCGGAAGCTAACTGAATAGGTTTTTATTATAGCTTTGACATCACTCTATACAAACTCCTGAATGGCTGACTAGTTTAAAAAGCATGATGAGATTCCCTGAGTTCATGTGatccttcctttttctgctttctgCCATGTGCTAATGTTATTTTAGCAGGGTCTGCCAAACTGCCCAAAGTTTGAGTTGTAGctaaatcaaacttttaacacatTTCTGAACAAACTTTGGTTCTACAGGTTTGGTTGACTCATCTCTATCCACTAATGTCAGATTCAATAATCTCCAGTGCATAATTTCCCAAATCACAATAAGGTATCAtgtatattaaagggtacctctcatcaaaaaaacttttgataaattttagattaatgaatgttgaataactttccaatagcatgttaatgaaaaatatgcttctttgtattgtatttttcccgatcagtcctgtcagcaagcatttctgactcatgctggagtcctaaacactcagagctgccagcctgctttgttcacagccaaacaggctgtgaacaaagcaggctggcagctctgagtgttctcctttgtgaacaaagcagactggcagctcgtagtgtttaggagtccagcatgagtctgaaatgcttgctgccaggactggtagggaaacccctagtggtcatttcaaagtggaaaattaaatagaaagaagcatatttttttaataacatgcaattgtaaagttattctgcatacattaatctataatatatcaaaagtttttttgatgagaggtaccctttaattataATAGAGGTTAAGAGGCAACGTCTCACTAAGTTGATATACAAGGAGCATAATAGAAGTTGGAAAACAGTAACACATTTGGGGCAAATCACACATTTCAAGCATCAATATGGTTTATGGTGTTATTCAGTATATCACAGTGAACTCAATACAATACTCTTAAGCTCCAACTGCAGATTATTTTTATAACCCAGTGTGGTATACAGTGTGCTTAATATCCCTCAAGGAAGAACACAAGGAAATTGTGGAGGCTGAAAAGTAGAAGACAAAGCTTGGAGGGAAAACTGAAATGAAAGGAtgccattaacctcttcaggtccAGGGGTTTTCTCCttcttgcactttcattttttcctcctcaccttctaaaaatcatagcactttcaattttccacctaaagaccacccatatgagggcttgttttttgcattaccaatttaaaaaatgacaccatatctttattttgtaggtcctgttgcagccaacattggccacactaatataattttgatgtgtttttattatggacTCGAATATATTGGAATGCAGTGGAATTTTCATGGATGGAATGGTGTAGGGTGTCTGCAGGACTGGCTTCAAGAATTGTGGTTGATGCAAACAGCTGATTAGACAATCATTTGCTTTCATCCTGTTTAAAGCCATACGATAAGCCTGgcacctgagtgataagaatggaggtgagctacagttcctgttacctccaataatataaggtATAAAACCAGCCCCTGCCGTGTTGGATACAATGGACTGCAAATCATCCTGTCAGCCCACCAAGGTGTGATTCTCAAGGAAACTTGGATATCTGTCAACACAGTATGGGACAACAAAGAAGACCCCCCCCACTCAAGAAGACATCAAAAGGACAAGAACTGATTGCAATGCAAATAAACTGTAACTGTTCTGATTGGCCATGGAGATATCTTGGGatgggcaatgtatgggttatgtGTGTGAATGACTGCTATATATGTGTTACTCATAGGATGATGAGTTAGAGAGCACTTCCTGCCCCCTTCCTTTCACCTTCCCCTCTTCCTTGCACCCCTATCCCTTAATTAGTTAGGATCCCcctttgtatttatatgtatatgtgtagtttgtaataaacccctataaagattcagttgtcctcaatcaattagtaaggcaccccaaaaacaaagcagtttctacatttggcaccccagatgggactgtgaTTTAAAATTCCACAGAGGATCCACAGGAACGAATCTGCTTTGCTCCAAATCTCTAAGAGGAAAAGATCGAGGAACAAGGAATCTGGATCTTGGATACAAAGGAAATCCTGGTGAGTGTATTGTTTCATTTATGTTATTTGTAAGCTCATCCTAGCAAGTTTAGTGTAGATATTAATCAGGTTGTGTATGACATTTTTTGGTAGGGATTagttatagcttattttttgtttttagaaGTGAGTTTTACATTGGAGTAGGCCGAATATATGTTGTGTGAGACCATTGTTCTAGATAAGTTACTGGACAGGTGAGGCCTAGGTTTTGCTTGTTGTTGTAGGAGTGGTTGTATTGTTAGTTTTGTTTGTTGTATATTACTGTATTGTTAATATGGAACTTGTGGAGAAGTTTGTGGAGAAGCATGCCTCTGCTAAGTACCAGACATGTGCAGATGGATCTCTGGGAGATCAGTTTTTGGCATTGAGGATGCAGTGCCAGGAGTATAATGGTAACATTGGTTGTAAAAAGAATAGCAAGAAGTGGAAGAAAGAAAAGTTAGGTAATGAAATCTTATTGCTTATGAAAATTAGGGAGATAGCGGAAGAGAAGGAGACCAAGTGGCAGAATGAGAGGTGTCAGATGAAAGAGAGTTTAGATAAGATTGCAGAGTCTGTTCTTGAAATTTCAGCAGAGTCCAGTAATGAATTGAGAAATTTAAAGGCAGAAATAGAGGAATTAACCGAAAGAAACAAAGGGCTGGTGGAGTTGGCAGAGAGGTATGAGTTTAAGGTTGGCTCTAACAGGTCCCATTTATTGTCTTTAGAGAATAAGATTAGTCAGATGGAGGTGATGATAGCTGATTTAGAAGGGCAGCTGTCTAAAGTAAGATCCCAGCTAGTCAGCCAAGAGCAGCACATCCGGTCCCTTACATTGCATAAATGTGAAGCAACAAATATCTGCACAATCTCATCTATAGATGGGGGCGAGGTAACAGGCATGGTAGCTGATAGTCCTCCAGCTTTGACCATCCAGGACAGACTCCATTTGTGTAAAGTTATTGGAGACTGTAATACAAGCGAATCACCCATAACTTTATCCAATAGGTTTGAAGCTGTAGTGAAGCAGTATCACCTAGATAACAAAGATGCCTGGTCTCTGCTCCGAGCTTGGCTTCCAGGGACACTGGCAGCGCAGTTAACATCTGCCCACATAGATAATGACTGTAGAGGTGCAGAATTCCGGAGGAAGGAGCTGCAGCATGTTTTGGGTGGGCGAGACATTAGGGGTGAAGATGCCCTAAGAAAATTGCGGTTCAGGCGATGTGATGATCCGGTCATGTTTTGTAATGATTATCTCTCCCTATATAAGTCTATTTATGACTGCCCAGAAATGTCTCAGGATGATACCAATTTCCTCTATTCCATGGCGAATAGATGTAATGTAGATTACAGCACGAGATTGGCGCTGAGAAATACCAACTCCCATGAGAAATTTATCAATATTTTGAGGGACTGGTGTGAAGGGTCTGGAGACAGGAATGAGACACCCGAAAACATATCTGTTGTGCATAGACCTAGGAGGAAATGGTGGGTTAGATATTGTTACAAATGTGGGAGACCAGGACATATTAAAAGATATTGTGAGACATCTAATGTGCACCCTGAGCCTATAGACCATTCATCACAGCAGGAGGTTAGCAGCATTCAGCCAGAGGGGGAGAATACCACCCAGAATAAAGAGGTCACACAAAGGTGTGAAGAGATGGGTGATATGGAGACTAACCCTGTTACATTTGCATCAAAATCCCCAACAAAACAGTCGCCTAATGTGAATAAAGTAGAGACAAAGAAACAGAAAGACACATCCCCTTGTGAACAGCAAAAGGCAGGCATTAATATCCCAATGTACAATCCATGGGGAAATCTGCCATTTTTTCTATTCTTGAGTTGGTCACAGATTGCTCTACCCCTATTGATTAATAGCACAGCACAGTGTGATAATACGTGTTGGTAAACATTGAAGAACTTTGTTGTGCTAGATATGGACATATTGGTATAGATATAAATGACAGAACTATATTTGTTTTACATCTGTGTTTTTGTATTCTAATTGTGTTTGTGTTTCCTTACAGACTGACCACCATTGTCATGTGATGTTGCAGCAAAGATACTAATCTCTATGCTTCTTCAACAGGTTATAAACTGTGAGATGTCAACAAATGAAACTGGTTATTATAGTAATCTAGTGTATTTGGCCAATTCACTAATTTAAAGTCCACGTGGTTTTATCAATGAGCTCAAGTGTAGAGGGTCAATTGTTTGCAAACAATTATACAAATTAACATCCCATTGTGATGTGGAGGTGTTGTGCTAGACAAGTGTCTTTTAAGTGTCTTTTGTAGgtgtatgtttgtttgttttcttatgTCTTTTTCCAAACAGATCACAGACTTCAATCATGAGCTGAAGATTGATAATTGAAATGTATGAAGAGCGACCACTACAAATCTGGGATTCCAGTGTGAATGCTATAGAATTGATTAGACCTTTACTCAGAATTACCTAAAGATGCATCATGAGATAGATAAAAGTTGAGTTAATCTATGATATGTTTTATGTTGTCTGTTTATGTCCTGTTCATTGTGTATCTTGTGTCGGCATTGTGTTATTTCTTTTATGCTCCAGATGACCAGGAGTATGTTTTTTTCTATTAAGCATATATTTttgcttttgaaacagctgtgttCATtgcttagatttttttattttttttttgctttttccctaaaaatatttttcttcCAATGCATTCTACCTTTTATTTTTTgattggtaccattttgtttttttccttttggtaCCAAAGGGGCGTTAAAATGTTTAttggtccaaaaaaaaaaaagttaattggtATTAAAGATTTTAATGATTTTTGTGAAACATTTTTCCCATTTGCATGCATTCGGGTTATATATAAGGGAATTGGTGTAACAAGCCCAATCAGGGATAAAGCGAGTGCAGCCATTTCAGGAGTTTACCTTGCTTGTTAAATCTAGGAAATGTCTTCCTCCCTGTCAGTTATTTAGGGATATGTCTTAATGTTAGACTAGCAAGAAGGAACCCAGCTTGGATCTGGTTATTAGGACacaatgaatggaggaggcactATATGGACCATGGGTCAGAATTTTTAGAATTATTAGGCAGTGTACAGCAACTGCTTGACAGGTTCTTATGTAGGAAGTTTTGATGTTAtggcatatattacattatactgCTAAGAATCTGATACTGCTCTTGTTCTTTTGTTCCCAGGATCCTTTGTGAAGCAAATACAAGATTGGCATGTGCTGGTTCCTGGATGTGTGTATAAGCCATACATGTGATGGCAACTAAATTAATCCCTCTGTCGGTCAAAGATTTCTTCAAATAATCCTATTAACAATTAAAAAGCAATGGTCTATCTACTGGTCACCAAGAGAGATCAGCTGGTGCAAACATGGCAAAATACATTCAATGGAAAGTGCCAAAACATGATGTCATGGAACACATACCCATAAACTTAATTTGTTCAAAGAAATGAGAAACCCGATGGATACAGTTTCAGCTTGTCAGTTTGTTTTATACATGTAATCATGATATTGTCTTTTACTATTATGTATCTGTCAATGACACAGGTAGCTGTGTGTATAGGGGAACatgatattttatataatttatgttGTTGGATACCCATTGATAGGAGTGTGAATGTGAGTGAATGGTGCGATGTTCATTTATGCCCAGTCTCTTCAAAATTGTTACCTCTACCAGTATGGCCCTGAGGAGGATCCAGAAGCTAAATGGACTTTTGTAATCTAGAGGACTGTGCAGAAGACTGTGGACTTCATTTTGGGTGTGGCTCAAGTGTTTGTGTGCCATTCAGGCCCAAAGGGGCGTATGTTGCAGCCAACATTGGCCACACTAATATAATtttgatgtgtttttattatggacTCGAATATATTGGAATGCAGTGGAATTTTCATGGATGGAATGGTGTAGGGTGTCTGCAGGACTGGCTTCAAGAATTGTGGTTGATGCAAACAGCTGATTAGACAATCATTTGCTTTCATCCTGTTTAAAGCCATACGATAAGCCTGgcacctgagtgataagaatggaggtgagctacagttcctgttacctccaataatataaggtATAAAACCAGCCCCTGCCGTGTTGGATACAATGGACTGCAAATCATCCTGTCAGCCCACCAAGGTGTGATTCTCAAGGAAACTTGGATATCTGTCAACACAGTATGGGACAACAAAGAAGACCCCCCCCACTCAAGAAGACATCAAAAGGACAAGAACTGATTGCAATGCAAATAAACTGTAACTGTTCTGATTGGCCATGGAGATATCTTGGGatgggcaatgtatgggttatgtGTGTGAATGACTGCTATATATGTGTTACTCATAGGATGATGAGTTAGAGAGCACTTCCTGCCCCCTTCCTTTCACCTTCCCCTCTTCCTTGCACCCCTATCCCTTAATTAGTTAGGATCCCcctttgtatttatatgtatatgtgtagttTGTAATAAACCCCTATAAAGATTCAGTTGTCCTCAATCAATTAGTAAGGCACCCCAAAAACAAAGCAGTTTCTACAGGTCCctacggtcacaaggatacctaatttatataggttttatttaattttactacttaaaaaaaattataactacatgcaccaaaattagtatgtttaaaattgtaatcttctgacccttataactttttatttttccacatatggggatgcatgagggctcattttt containing:
- the LOC130357407 gene encoding posterior protein-like, with product MELVEKFVEKHASAKYQTCADGSLGDQFLALRMQCQEYNGNIGCKKNSKKWKKEKLGNEILLLMKIREIAEEKETKWQNERCQMKESLDKIAESVLEISAESSNELRNLKAEIEELTERNKGLVELAERYEFKVGSNRSHLLSLENKISQMEVMIADLEGQLSKVRSQLVSQEQHIRSLTLHKCEATNICTISSIDGGEVTGMVADSPPALTIQDRLHLCKVIGDCNTSESPITLSNRFEAVVKQYHLDNKDAWSLLRAWLPGTLAAQLTSAHIDNDCRGAEFRRKELQHVLGGRDIRGEDALRKLRFRRCDDPVMFCNDYLSLYKSIYDCPEMSQDDTNFLYSMANRCNVDYSTRLALRNTNSHEKFINILRDWCEGSGDRNETPENISVVHRPRRKWWVRYCYKCGRPGHIKRYCETSNVHPEPIDHSSQQEVSSIQPEGENTTQNKEVTQRCEEMGDMETNPVTFASKSPTKQSPNVNKVETKKQKDTSPCEQQKAGINIPILTTIVM